The following proteins come from a genomic window of Methanocella conradii HZ254:
- the hdrB gene encoding CoB--CoM heterodisulfide reductase subunit B, with protein sequence MSETKFKSSLFLGCIAPNRYPGIEASTIKTAKNLGLELVDLKGAGCCPAPGAFGSMDILTWEALAARNICLSEQMGLDCSVLCNGCYKSLYDVNERLKENPAEKAKVNDLLKLADMQFKGSIEIRHVAEQLYTDVGLKKIRDSVVQPLNGIKVGIHYGCHLLKPGRDRKFGSAAFSTEVPTFLDEMVEVLGARSVNYKDKMMCCGAGGGVRGYKIDFALDMTNEKLKNMSQVGVDCVVDVCPFCHLQFDRGQLEIKEKFGDSYDIPVLHYGQLLGLAQGMSPDELGLEAHVIKVDSLLDKIV encoded by the coding sequence ATGAGCGAAACTAAATTCAAGTCTTCATTATTCCTGGGATGCATAGCCCCGAATAGGTACCCGGGCATCGAGGCATCGACCATCAAGACGGCGAAAAACCTCGGCCTGGAGCTGGTGGACCTCAAAGGCGCGGGATGCTGCCCCGCTCCCGGCGCGTTCGGGTCCATGGACATACTCACATGGGAAGCTTTGGCCGCAAGGAACATCTGCCTGTCAGAGCAGATGGGCCTGGACTGTAGCGTTTTGTGCAACGGCTGCTATAAGTCTCTCTACGACGTGAACGAGAGGCTTAAGGAGAATCCTGCTGAAAAGGCCAAGGTCAACGACCTCTTAAAGCTGGCCGACATGCAGTTCAAGGGCTCTATTGAGATCAGGCACGTTGCAGAACAGCTATACACTGACGTAGGCCTGAAAAAGATAAGGGACAGCGTGGTACAGCCGCTCAACGGGATTAAGGTGGGCATCCACTACGGCTGCCACTTGCTCAAGCCTGGAAGGGACAGGAAATTTGGCAGTGCGGCGTTCTCGACCGAAGTCCCGACGTTCCTGGACGAGATGGTAGAGGTGCTGGGCGCCAGGAGCGTAAACTACAAGGACAAGATGATGTGCTGTGGAGCAGGCGGAGGAGTGCGAGGCTATAAGATAGACTTTGCGCTGGACATGACCAACGAGAAGCTCAAGAACATGTCTCAGGTCGGAGTGGATTGCGTGGTGGACGTTTGTCCGTTCTGTCACCTCCAGTTCGATAGGGGACAGCTCGAGATCAAGGAGAAGTTCGGCGACAGCTACGACATCCCGGTGCTCCATTACGGGCAATTGCTGGGCCTCGCCCAGGGCATGAGCCCGGACGAGCTGGGACTGGAGGCGCACGTGATAAAAGTAGACTCGTTGCTGGATAAGATTGTGTGA
- the hdrC gene encoding CoB--CoM heterodisulfide reductase subunit C, whose protein sequence is MALESQVLNLNKGLVNFTHEVEKAGGENISVCYQCGTCTGGCPMGRRNALRTRKIMRMTALGLKDELLKSDEIWYCSTCYTCTDRCPRHVKPTDVIIALRNMATRQHIVPKNFLATAGFIYQTGHGVPNNDANRALRKKLGLTAEPPTTHMYPEYIPGVQKILEATGLMAIKAAVEGGKK, encoded by the coding sequence ATGGCATTGGAATCACAGGTTTTAAACTTGAACAAGGGCCTCGTGAACTTTACCCATGAGGTCGAGAAGGCTGGCGGGGAGAACATCTCCGTGTGCTACCAGTGCGGCACCTGTACGGGTGGCTGCCCAATGGGCAGGAGGAACGCCCTAAGAACCAGAAAGATAATGAGGATGACGGCGCTCGGGCTAAAGGATGAGCTGCTGAAGAGCGACGAGATATGGTACTGCTCGACGTGCTATACCTGCACTGACAGGTGCCCGAGACACGTGAAGCCGACGGACGTCATCATCGCGTTGAGGAACATGGCCACCAGGCAGCACATCGTGCCGAAGAACTTCCTAGCGACCGCGGGCTTCATCTACCAGACCGGCCACGGCGTGCCCAACAACGACGCAAACAGGGCTCTACGCAAGAAGCTTGGCCTGACGGCGGAGCCGCCCACGACTCACATGTACCCCGAGTACATACCTGGCGTACAGAAGATACTGGAGGCGACAGGTTTGATGGCCATTAAGGCCGCTGTGGAAGGTGGTAAGAAATGA
- a CDS encoding 4Fe-4S binding protein: MFPSYAKKIENNKLDVEQKLLLTKSNLTVDLDKCTGCGVCIDACPEEAISRGPIGAVGRGKAQVAKIDIDPKKCSYCGVCNIMCPFDAVKLTVDGQPKLPIIEQQGFPQLAKDAKIDPEKCTLCVLCEEVCPRDAIKREVADVDQGHKAASTNTKYVLDFKLDEDKCTLCGICAELCDAYKIDYKEPTPLTVKKIGKLTFDEKKCDYCQLCISACPEEAIKLERKELAKPKLSGKVDINLDECITCSWCQVICPQEAAKVSKVFEGEYELVTDKCPAGCSTCVEVCPANALYIPPVEEAGQKPGKLMYNKDFCMFCGACINACPADGTIKMKRTKINWKGEETNLSKKIADKLMAEKTPKIQGA, translated from the coding sequence TTGTTTCCCAGTTATGCGAAAAAAATAGAGAACAACAAGCTGGACGTCGAGCAGAAACTGTTGTTGACTAAGTCAAACTTAACGGTTGACCTCGACAAGTGTACTGGTTGTGGAGTGTGCATCGACGCCTGTCCCGAAGAGGCCATTTCCCGCGGGCCTATCGGAGCGGTTGGAAGGGGTAAGGCGCAGGTCGCAAAGATCGACATAGACCCTAAGAAGTGCTCGTATTGTGGCGTGTGCAACATAATGTGCCCGTTCGACGCGGTAAAGCTGACCGTCGATGGGCAGCCAAAGCTGCCAATCATCGAGCAGCAGGGCTTCCCCCAGTTAGCGAAGGACGCCAAGATCGACCCCGAGAAGTGTACCCTTTGCGTGCTTTGTGAAGAGGTTTGCCCCAGGGACGCCATCAAGAGGGAGGTGGCGGACGTCGACCAGGGCCACAAGGCTGCTTCGACGAACACGAAGTACGTGCTCGACTTTAAGCTCGATGAGGATAAGTGCACGCTGTGTGGCATCTGCGCAGAGCTTTGTGACGCTTATAAGATAGACTATAAGGAGCCAACGCCCCTCACGGTTAAGAAGATCGGCAAGCTTACTTTTGACGAGAAGAAGTGCGACTATTGCCAGCTATGCATCTCGGCCTGTCCGGAGGAGGCAATCAAGCTGGAGCGGAAGGAGCTCGCCAAGCCGAAGCTGAGCGGCAAGGTGGACATCAACCTGGACGAGTGTATCACCTGTTCGTGGTGCCAGGTCATCTGCCCGCAGGAGGCGGCAAAGGTCAGCAAGGTATTCGAGGGCGAGTACGAGCTGGTGACGGATAAGTGCCCGGCAGGATGCTCGACATGCGTCGAGGTGTGCCCGGCGAACGCGCTTTACATCCCGCCAGTTGAGGAGGCGGGCCAGAAGCCTGGAAAGCTCATGTACAATAAGGACTTCTGCATGTTCTGCGGCGCATGCATTAACGCCTGTCCGGCTGACGGCACCATAAAGATGAAGAGGACCAAGATTAACTGGAAGGGCGAGGAGACCAATCTTTCCAAGAAGATCGCTGATAAGCTGATGGCAGAGAAGACTCCCAAGATTCAGGGGGCGTAA
- a CDS encoding 4Fe-4S binding protein: protein MRKVTAIALDIQGRICTGCNNCVVACPVNALELTVANPATKKKTYNVLNGKAVVVNEDVCNGCGICLMVCPQRAITLTTE, encoded by the coding sequence GTGCGTAAAGTGACGGCAATAGCGTTAGATATCCAGGGCAGAATCTGTACTGGTTGCAATAATTGCGTTGTCGCCTGCCCGGTCAATGCGTTGGAGTTGACGGTCGCCAACCCGGCGACGAAAAAGAAGACTTACAATGTCTTGAACGGTAAGGCGGTCGTGGTCAATGAGGATGTATGCAATGGTTGCGGCATTTGCTTAATGGTATGTCCTCAGCGTGCGATCACGCTTACAACGGAATGA
- a CDS encoding NADH-quinone oxidoreductase subunit B family protein yields MGEKVKVIESWLAACAGCEISVLDLHEALLPVLEKIEFAYIPVLMDVKHPPKATVGIVSGGVRNSDNLHELLEIRKNCDILIALGSCACFGGNPGLANLYDLNSVMEEVYVTTKSTKNEIGKLPYMDGLPTILPDLRPVGDYVKVDVMIPGCGPNPAMIGAAVMSLLGGAPYELSKKSVCDECPREKSERNIKKVLRPFEGTVDPKKCLFEQGYLCSGSATRGGCGARCPSAGAACRGCFGPCENSPEQGAAMISAVASCYGLDEDPTVDLDKMVENIYDPIGNFYKYTLPVSFLTKRAVEKVK; encoded by the coding sequence ATGGGAGAAAAAGTCAAGGTAATCGAGTCATGGCTGGCCGCATGCGCTGGCTGTGAGATCTCGGTGCTCGACCTGCACGAGGCGCTCCTGCCCGTGCTCGAGAAGATCGAGTTCGCCTACATACCCGTGCTAATGGACGTCAAGCACCCGCCCAAGGCGACCGTAGGCATCGTAAGCGGAGGCGTGAGGAACAGCGATAACCTGCACGAGCTGCTGGAGATAAGGAAGAATTGCGATATTCTGATAGCGCTGGGCAGCTGCGCCTGCTTCGGCGGCAACCCTGGACTGGCCAACCTGTACGACCTTAACTCCGTGATGGAAGAGGTGTACGTAACCACGAAGAGCACGAAGAATGAGATAGGGAAGCTGCCATACATGGATGGCCTTCCGACGATTTTGCCGGACCTGAGGCCGGTGGGCGACTATGTCAAGGTCGACGTGATGATACCTGGCTGCGGCCCGAACCCTGCCATGATCGGCGCGGCCGTCATGTCGCTGCTCGGCGGCGCGCCCTACGAGCTGAGCAAGAAGTCGGTCTGCGACGAGTGCCCGAGAGAGAAGAGCGAGAGGAACATAAAGAAGGTATTAAGGCCGTTCGAGGGCACGGTAGACCCGAAGAAGTGCCTGTTCGAGCAGGGATACCTGTGTAGCGGCTCCGCCACCAGGGGTGGCTGCGGCGCGAGGTGCCCGAGCGCGGGCGCCGCATGCCGTGGATGCTTCGGCCCGTGCGAGAACTCGCCCGAGCAGGGCGCGGCCATGATCAGCGCAGTCGCCTCCTGCTATGGCCTGGATGAGGATCCGACGGTGGACCTTGATAAGATGGTCGAGAACATCTACGACCCCATCGGCAACTTCTATAAGTATACGCTGCCAGTCTCATTCCTGACTAAGAGGGCAGTGGAGAAGGTAAAGTGA
- a CDS encoding Ni/Fe hydrogenase subunit alpha, whose translation MKQIKVAPVSRIEGHAQITIDVDESGKATDARLNIMEIRGFEKFLQGRPIEEAPRTVTQICGICPVSHHLASAKAVDDNFGVETAPTAKLLRELMQYGQYIHSHALHFYFLAAPDFVFGPDSDPKQRNVFGIIAANPELAVQAVKHRKIGQQIVEATGGRSISPVTFVPGGITKGLTKEDVDRLLPMAKQAVEYSKSALALAKPIFNQYIDAIKQLGSAESMHLGLVKNGNLELYDGTLRLLGKDGSIVKEFNPKDYLQYIAEYVYPHSYLKAPYWKEMGWENGMYRVSPLSRINVCDKISTPLANAELQEFRKAFGRPAQHTLLYHYARLIELLYASERAVEMLSDPAIMGKDLRAPVKPRAATGVGVIEAPRGTLIHDYDTDEKGFITRANIIVATAHNNKAINVGLKNTAQKIINSATPPEGILNRMEMVIRAYDPCFSCATHTVAGKMPLEVIINRPDGREVIRR comes from the coding sequence ATGAAGCAAATCAAAGTAGCACCAGTATCAAGGATAGAAGGCCACGCCCAGATCACCATAGACGTTGATGAGAGCGGCAAGGCGACCGATGCCAGGCTCAACATCATGGAGATACGGGGCTTTGAGAAGTTCTTGCAGGGCAGGCCAATAGAGGAGGCCCCGAGGACTGTAACCCAGATCTGCGGCATCTGCCCCGTATCCCACCACCTGGCATCCGCCAAGGCGGTCGACGACAACTTTGGGGTGGAGACGGCCCCGACCGCAAAGCTTCTCCGAGAGCTAATGCAGTACGGCCAGTATATTCACAGCCACGCGCTGCACTTCTACTTCCTGGCCGCCCCGGACTTCGTGTTCGGCCCTGACAGCGACCCGAAGCAGAGGAACGTGTTTGGCATAATAGCCGCCAACCCTGAGCTAGCCGTGCAGGCCGTGAAGCACCGCAAGATAGGCCAGCAGATCGTCGAGGCCACGGGAGGCAGGTCCATATCCCCGGTCACTTTCGTGCCCGGCGGGATAACCAAGGGCCTCACCAAGGAAGACGTCGACAGGCTCCTGCCGATGGCCAAACAGGCCGTGGAGTACTCGAAAAGCGCGCTGGCGCTTGCCAAGCCGATTTTCAACCAGTACATAGACGCTATCAAGCAATTAGGGTCAGCCGAGTCCATGCACCTGGGCCTCGTCAAGAATGGCAACCTCGAGCTGTACGACGGAACTCTAAGGCTGCTCGGCAAGGATGGGAGCATTGTCAAGGAGTTCAACCCGAAGGATTACTTACAGTATATAGCCGAGTACGTGTATCCGCACTCCTACCTTAAGGCGCCTTACTGGAAGGAGATGGGCTGGGAGAACGGCATGTACCGCGTCTCGCCGCTTTCGAGGATAAACGTCTGCGACAAGATAAGCACACCGCTTGCTAACGCCGAGCTTCAGGAGTTCCGCAAGGCGTTCGGCAGGCCGGCTCAGCACACCCTGCTGTACCACTATGCCAGGCTTATCGAGCTGCTATACGCCTCTGAGCGTGCTGTGGAGATGCTGTCCGACCCCGCCATAATGGGCAAGGACCTGAGAGCCCCGGTGAAGCCCAGGGCTGCGACGGGCGTAGGCGTCATCGAGGCGCCGAGGGGTACCCTGATACACGACTACGACACTGATGAGAAGGGCTTCATCACCAGGGCCAACATCATCGTCGCCACGGCTCACAACAACAAGGCGATTAACGTGGGCCTTAAGAATACCGCCCAGAAGATCATCAATAGCGCCACCCCGCCCGAGGGCATCCTCAACAGGATGGAAATGGTCATCAGGGCGTACGACCCGTGCTTCTCCTGCGCCACCCACACCGTGGCCGGCAAGATGCCGCTCGAGGTCATCATCAACAGGCCCGACGGCAGAGAGGTAATCCGACGCTAA
- a CDS encoding DUF169 domain-containing protein, with amino-acid sequence MTLISIKEICEKLSVAGRLKYRPLCVYGADEAPEGAVKSSTVDRCIARAMFMMASTEGVPAFYVAGDDEACCMGGRSWMGFIEPHPLLKYFVTVGHKDFRGGAAERLKASPELFEKSRQALGRITPPDRYIVVSPCSYIKDDPGVLSILVFGYGEQVRNLAGLAQFDEYEQFSVVVTPGGPSCATYITYPAGLAEKAPKNTVFLGPTDPTGNVWFPPELMAMGIPIRKARQMAESLEESFIVKRAKVAYPERKV; translated from the coding sequence ATGACCTTAATATCTATTAAAGAAATATGCGAAAAGCTTAGCGTAGCAGGCCGCCTTAAGTATAGGCCGCTATGCGTGTACGGTGCCGACGAGGCGCCTGAGGGGGCCGTTAAGTCTTCCACGGTGGACAGGTGTATAGCAAGGGCCATGTTTATGATGGCCTCCACCGAAGGCGTTCCGGCCTTTTATGTGGCTGGCGACGACGAAGCCTGCTGTATGGGTGGCCGGTCATGGATGGGGTTCATAGAGCCACACCCATTGCTGAAATATTTTGTAACCGTTGGCCACAAGGATTTCAGGGGCGGGGCGGCGGAGCGCCTCAAGGCTAGCCCGGAGTTGTTCGAGAAGAGCAGGCAGGCTCTTGGAAGGATTACGCCGCCTGATAGATACATCGTGGTGTCGCCCTGCAGCTACATAAAGGACGACCCGGGGGTACTGTCTATCCTGGTCTTTGGCTATGGGGAGCAGGTTAGAAACCTGGCGGGCCTGGCTCAGTTTGACGAGTACGAGCAGTTCTCGGTCGTCGTGACGCCTGGCGGGCCATCCTGCGCCACCTATATCACGTACCCCGCAGGCCTTGCCGAGAAAGCCCCAAAAAATACGGTATTTCTGGGCCCAACGGACCCTACGGGCAACGTATGGTTCCCTCCAGAATTGATGGCGATGGGCATCCCCATAAGGAAGGCGAGGCAGATGGCGGAGAGCCTGGAAGAGTCATTTATAGTAAAAAGGGCGAAGGTCGCCTATCCTGAAAGAAAGGTATAG
- a CDS encoding flavodoxin family protein, with protein sequence MKIVAITSSPKGKNSTTLRLVNAALEGAREAGAETEIINIAKMKINYCKGCVSCYAKGKCVQKDEYNKIAEKFFSADGVILSSPNYIDNVSAQLKTFLDRSANSIHEQLLDGKYGLTLTTSGGSEYEGVLKVMSSFINRSGGLVVGSVGFSNAQGPQGAEEAIRKAREVGKELVAAIKEKRSYPEQEAPIKEWRRRFEQTLTFNKERWAHNYQHWVEKGWIKA encoded by the coding sequence ATGAAGATAGTAGCCATCACCAGCAGCCCGAAGGGCAAGAACAGCACGACGCTTCGGCTGGTGAACGCAGCCCTGGAGGGGGCACGCGAGGCCGGCGCAGAGACGGAAATCATAAACATAGCAAAGATGAAGATTAACTACTGTAAAGGCTGTGTTTCCTGCTATGCGAAGGGGAAGTGCGTACAGAAGGATGAATATAACAAAATCGCCGAGAAGTTTTTCTCGGCCGATGGCGTAATCCTGAGCAGTCCTAACTATATCGATAACGTGTCAGCACAGCTAAAGACGTTCCTGGACCGGAGCGCCAACAGCATTCATGAGCAGCTCCTCGATGGAAAGTATGGCCTGACCCTTACCACGTCTGGCGGTAGCGAGTATGAGGGCGTGCTCAAGGTCATGAGCTCCTTTATCAACAGGTCTGGTGGCCTCGTCGTCGGCAGCGTCGGCTTCTCGAACGCCCAGGGGCCGCAGGGCGCTGAGGAGGCCATCAGGAAGGCGCGCGAGGTAGGGAAGGAGCTTGTCGCTGCCATAAAGGAGAAGCGAAGCTACCCCGAGCAGGAGGCTCCCATAAAGGAGTGGCGCAGGCGATTCGAGCAGACCCTCACCTTTAACAAGGAAAGGTGGGCGCACAACTACCAGCATTGGGTCGAGAAGGGCTGGATTAAGGCTTAA